One window of Toxotes jaculatrix isolate fToxJac2 chromosome 19, fToxJac2.pri, whole genome shotgun sequence genomic DNA carries:
- the LOC121199339 gene encoding adhesion G-protein coupled receptor F1-like, which translates to MALPKAVRYLIVLLAVYYSLENLGYRQSLTEFFGELSHIHSREKRQSNTSNSTDELINITISILNVTTATTPSTTPTTTPTTTPNVTTLLPTHDPLLIPVTTPTTTVILNTTAAMLNTTTTTVPATTTTTTVMPTTSIGRDLSLAMDIDFDSKYNDPSSEVYQDVSKAIQEQCQKHIPTLQSVKITTFRSGSTIADYTITASAFREDQIKAAETGIFTDLGQKYPMIFDSTTPLMFQQPFFGESATVTCGPVPANLNFSNILTAEWTRDGKLILEDSEHKFSKTKDTATLTVLRFFITDNGNYECKLKDKYIFRQKSNGLISFKEKPSIKVTPLSKTVLCEVGKTVSLQCSVNKPYKVEFKDTSAGRGETINYVYQITDCANKEVRFTCQAVNFTQYKEEITLELLEPTARLVCLENSVYGGGNANDQVVVSCKSNEEGEKTAVCRETGEWEIIEDNCVLRPIKELLDQSEADTLNNNTLPGFLDHLSNVTLTLTEEVAQSPASINATVVILNNVANVASSAHIPIGQTSMEDILLTAGSLTTDGAKGSWNTLNSNSTTNGLATRSVAPKPERVSSLFLLSLETVTSNLNNESFNIETPSILLNKTTFTDSFNANFNSSVEIDIPEADGGSKLITVMTFSSIDNVLPARDVNNSTLTVINGRVVLVQSSGTVNNISFTFDIINNTLENPQCVFWNFSLFDGLGGWDNEGCELIFNVNETVTCNCNHLTSFSLLMSPYSADDPVLDYITYIGVGISMASLVICLIIEGVIWGKIRKNNTSYLRHVSIVNIAVSLLIANIWFIIGAAISGPTMKNPSACTAATFFIHFFYLALFFWMLASALLLLYRIVSVFDGGLSKKSMLAIGFSLGYGAPLIIAIITIAVTAPKDEYTRGTGVCWLNWYESKALLAFVIPALVIVLINLIILFVVIYKMLRRRAVVDAAQAAERHVLVVIARSLAVLTPFFGLTWGLGVGTMISPYNRGIHISFAFFNSLQGFFILVFGTLLDKKVLSEIAIQSEPSSGTKSTSIGTSSTSGLGFLRFWRKRRGVYNVSSAHDSSDSVNSFSTQAVLVSRSDICE; encoded by the exons ATGGCATTACCAAAGGCAGTCCGATACTTGATTGTTCTTCTGGCTGTATATTACAGTCTGGAGAATCTGGGGTACAGACAGTCCCTGACTGAATTCTTTGGG GAACTGTCACACATCCACTccagagaaaaaagacaga GTAACACCAGTAACTCCACTGATGAACTGATCAACATCACCATTTCCATTTTGAATGTAACTACAG cgaCAACACCATCGACtacaccaacaacaacaccaacaacaacaccaaatG TGACAACACTACTGCCAACACATGATCCACTACTAATACCAGTgacaacaccaacaacaacagtgataCTAAATACAACAGCAGCGATgctaaatacaacaacaacaacagtgccagctactacaacaacaacaacagtgatgcCAACTACATCAATCG GAAGGGACCTCTCACTTGCCATGGACATAGACTTTGATTCGAAATACAATGACCCAAGCAGTGAAGTTTATCAGGATGTTAGTAAAGCT ATTCAAGAACAATGTCAGAAGCACATCCCAACCCTACAATCAGTGAAGATAACTACGTTCAG GAGTGGAAGCACCATCGCTGACTACACTATCACAGCTTCTGCATTCAGAGAGGACCaaattaaagcagcagaaacagggaTATTTACAGACCTGGGACAAAAATACCCCATGATATTTGACA gcACAACACCCTTAATGTTTCAACAACCTTTTTTTGGAGAAAGTGCGACTGTGACTTGTGGTCCTGTTCCAGCAAATCTCAATTTTAGTAACATACTTACTGCAGAGTGGACGCGTGACGGCAAGTTAATACTTGAAGATAGTGAACACAAATTTTCAAAAACCAAGGACACAGCAACTTTAACTGTGTTACGTTTCTTCATAACTGACAATG GAAATTATGAATGCAAGCTGAAagacaaatacattttcagacagaaatCCAACGGGCTGATCTCTTTCAAAGAGAAACCCTCCATTAAAGTAACACCACTGAGTAAGACGGTCTTATGTGAGGTGGGAAAGACAGTGTCACTGCAGTGCTCTGTCAACAAACCCTACAAGGTTGAGTTTAAAGACACCtctgcag GCAGAGGTGAGACCATCAACTATGTGTATCAGATTACTGACTGTGCCAACAAGGAAGTGAGGTTTACTTGTCAAGCTGTAAACTTTACTCAATATAAAGAGGAAATAACACTGGAGTTACTGGAGCCCACTGCTA GATTAGTATGTCTCGAAAACAGTGTCTATGGTGGTGGAAATGCTAATGACCAGGTTGTAGTTTCCTGCAAATCAAAcgaagaaggagaaaagacgGCAGTTTGTAGGGAGACTGGCGAATGGGAAATTATAGAAGACAACTGCGTCCTACGACCGATTAAGGAGCTGCTTGATCAGTCTGAG GCAGACACCTTAAATAACAATACACTGCCGGGATTCTTGGACCATCTCAGCAATGTCACTCTCACATTAACTGAGGAAGTGGCTCAGTCTCCTGCCAGCATTAATGCCACTGTTGTAATACTCAACAATGTGGCAAATGTAGCATCCTCGGCACACATCCCCATAGGTCAGACTTCAATGGAG GACATCCTATTAACTGCAGGCTCCCTCACCACAGATGGTGCAAAGGGGTCATGGAACACTCTGAACAGCAATTCCACTACAAACGGCTTAGCAACAAGAAGTGTTGCCCCCAAACCTGAAAGggtcagctcattgtttttgctgTCTCTTGAGACAGTAACAAGTAACCTTAACAATGAGTCCTTTAACATTGAGACACCTTCTATTCTCTTGAACAAAACTACATTCACAGACTCTTTCAATGCCAACTTTAATTCTTCAGTGGAGATAGACATACCGGAGGCTGATGGAGGAAGCAAGTTAATCACTGTGATGACGTTCTCCTCAATAGATAACGTACTCCCTGCAAGAGACGTAAACAATTCAACCCTCACTGTCATCAATGGGAGAGTCGTACTTGTTCAGTCCAGCGGCACCGTCAATAATATTTCCTTTACATTTGATATTATCAACAACACTCTGGAAAACCCTCAGTGTGTCTTCTGGAACTTCAGCCTCTTTGACGGTCTTGGAGGATGGGACAATGAGGGCTGCGAGCTGATATTCAATGTAAATGAAACCGTCACCTGCAACTGCAACCATCTGacctcattctctctccttaTGTCCCCCTACAGTGCAGATGACCCTGTGTTGGACTACATAACCTACATTGGAGTTGGCATATCCATGGCCTCCTTGGTTATATGTCTCATCATTGAGGGTGTCATATGgggaaaaataagaaagaacAACACGTCTTACCTGCGTCATGTTTCCATTGTTAACATCGCTGTGTCTCTCCTCATTGCAAACATTTGGTTTATTATTGGGGCAGCCATCTCAGGTCCAACGATGAAAAACCCATCAGCATGCACTGCAGCCAcctttttcatccattttttctACCTAGCCCTGTTTTTCTGGATGTTAGCCTCAGCTCTGCTGTTGCTTTACCGCATAGTCAGTGTCTTTGATGGGGGTTTGTCTAAAAAGTCTATGCTGGCTATTGGATTCTCTCTAGGTTATGGGGCACCTCTCATCATCGCAATCATAACCATAGCTGTAACAGCACCCAAAGATGAATATACCCGAGGAACTGGAGTCTGCTGGCTCAACTGGTATGAGTCCAAAGCTCTACTGGCATTTGTGATCCCTGCACTGGTTATAGTGCTGATAAACCTCATCATCCTGTTTGTGGTGATATACAAAATGTTGAGGAGAAGGGCAGTGGTAGATGCTGCACAAGCAGCTGAGAGGCACGTCCTAGTGGTAATTGCCCGGAGTTTGGCTGTCCTCACACCATTTTTTGGATTAACCTGGGGTCTGGGAGTCGGAACAATGATCAGCCCGTACAACAGAGGGATCCATATTTCTTTTGCATTCTTCAACTCACTGCAG gGTTTCTTCATATTGGTGTTTGGAACGCTGTTGGACAAAAAG GTGCTGTCAGAAATAGCAATACAGTCAGAACCTTCCAGTGGAACAAAG AGCACCAGTATTGGAACATCATCAACAAGTGGACTGGGCTTTTTGCGCTtctggagaaaaagaagag gtgtttaCAATGTGTCATCCGCCCATGACTCATCTGACTCTGTCAACAGCTTCTCTACGCAGGCAGTCCTGGTCAGTCGGAGTGACATCTGCGAGTAA
- the LOC121199990 gene encoding trace amine-associated receptor 1-like: protein MVHVASCSSTPAPSSFPHSSAGWMVLKALEKSENMTLTELPAVSSRPSVICVLLYVFLSLLAVVTICGNLLVIISIIYFKQLHTPTNYLVLSLAVTDLLVGVLVFPFSMVFSLSSCLYHEDLFYRYYAVCQPLTYRTKINGRVVVIMILVNWSISVLTGIGIIIAGLNHENCEEDCSVDVLLPNTLGPTFSFYLPAVVMLCIYLKIFLVAQRQARSIQNTTCQSTKSGEAVSKMERKATKTLATVMGVFLICWTPLFLCITFVPFSNNSVPVPVIETLNWITLANSMLNPFIYAFFYSWFRSAFRMIMSGKVFQGDFTNFTLS, encoded by the exons ATGGTCCATGTGGCCAGCTGTTCATCCACCCCTGCCCCCTCCAGCTTCCCTCACAGCAGCGCtggctggatggtgttgaaagCACTggaaaaatcagaaaacatgACCCTCACAGAGCTCCCAGCGGTCTCAAG CCGCCCTTCTGTTATATGTGTTTTATTGTATGTCTTCCTTAGTTTATTAGCTGTTGTCACAATATGTGGAAACCTTCTGGTTATAATCTCCATCATTTACTTCAAACAGCTCCACACTCCAACAAATtatcttgttctctctctggctgtgacTGACCTGCTTGTTGGGGTTTTAGTTTTTCCTTTCAGCATGGtgttctctctcagctcctgtCTGTATCATGAAGATTTATTTT ACAGATATTACGCAGTGTGTCAGCCTCTGACATACAGGACTAAAATAAATGGTCGTGTTGTTGTGATCATGATTCTGGTAAACTGGAGTATTTCTGTCCTGACTGGAATTGGTATAATAATAGCAGGACTGAACCATGAAAACTGTGAAGAAGACTGTTCTGTGGATGTTCTTCTACCAAACACTTTGGGGCCTACCTTTTCATTTTATCTACCCGCTGTTGTGATGCTCTGTATCTACCTGAAGATTTTCCTTGTTGCACAGAGACAGGCTCGCAGCATCCAGAACACAACCTGTCAGAGCACAAAGTCTGGAGAAGCTGTCAgtaagatggagagaaaggccACAAAAACTCTGGCTACAGTTATGGGAGTTTTCCTGATCTGCTggactcctctttttctttgtataaCTTTTGTGCCTTTTAGTAATAATTCAGTACCAGTCCCTGTGATTGAGACTCTTAACTGGATTACCTTAGCAAATTCAATGCTTAATCCATTCATTTATGCTTTCTTTTACAGCTGGTTCAGGTCGGCATTCAGAATGATCATGTCTGGAAAGGTATTTCAGGGTGATTTTACTAACTTCACACTGTCTTGA